A single Gadus macrocephalus chromosome 22, ASM3116895v1 DNA region contains:
- the si:ch211-171h4.3 gene encoding serine/threonine-protein kinase SBK2, translating into MTAATKLLDELCHLSVQSMTSLETEDHFRVVKLLGQGSYGKVMLVVHKKTGSPMALKYFLRASTSLFSFLREYNLSLAFCAHPSLTRALGIAYRTPTHYVFAQQVGLHGDLYDLIVPEGGVEEGSVQRVVSQLSGALAHLHAHGLVHRDLKPENVFLCDPAGSWVKLGDFGMVKAVGSRIQEVWYSSAYCPPEAQGAQRGGAGAPLWVAADPSVDCWALGILTYALLTGALPWAETTCCNPSYRRYRDWVRRCCCCCCCCCSSTSPSSSSSSSSCSSCSSSDAWGSELSQGLGPPVAPQFRGFTPLACSLFRALLDPRPRLRGRPGDALAFLGEEWLRGEERSRLEAERKRRRSGGEGLRTLSHQTSHNDSKVLA; encoded by the exons gCCGCCACTAAGCTCCTTGATGAGTTGTGTCACCTGTCGGTGCAGTCGATGACCTCGCTGGAGACCGAGGACCACTTCCGGGTCGTTAAGCTGCTGGGGCAGGGGTCATACGGCAAGGTCATGCTGGTGGTTCATAAGAAGACAG gctcCCCCATGGCCCTGAAGTACTTCCTGCGGGCGTCGACCTCGCTCTTCTCCTTCCTGCGGGAATACAACCTGTCGCTGGCGTTCTGCGCCCACCCCTCGCTGACCCGCGCCCTCGGCATCGCCTACCGGACCCCCACCCACTACGTCTTCGCCCAGCAGGTGGGCCTCCACGGAGACCTGTACGACCTCATCGTCCCagag ggGGGCGTGGAGGAAGGCTCCGTCCAGAGGGTGGTCTCTCAGCTGAGTGGGGCTCTGGCCCACCTCCACGCCCACGGCCTGGTCCACCGCGACCTGAAGCCGGAGAACGTCTTCCTCTGCGACCCCGCCGGCAGCTGGGTGAAGCTGGGGGACTTCGGCATG GTGAAGGCGGTGGGCAGCCGCATCCAGGAGGTCTGGTACAGCTCCGCCTACTGCCCCCCCGAGGCCCAGGgcgcccagcgggggggggctggagcgcCGCTGTGGGTGGCGGCCGACCCCAGCGTGGACTGCTGGGCCCTCGGCATCCTGACCTACGCCCTGCTCACCGGCGCCCTGCCCTGGGCCGAGACCACCTGCTGCAACCCGTCCTACCGCCGCTACAGGGACTGGgtccgccgctgctgctgctgctgctgctgctgctgctcctccacctccccctcctcc tcctcttcctcctcctcctgctcctcctgctcctcctctgacgCCTGGGGGTCCGAGTTGTCGCAGGGGCTCGGCCCCCCCGTGGCCCCCCAGTTCCGCGGCTTCACCCCCCTGGCCTGCTCCCTGTTCCGGGCCCTTCTGGACCCGCGGCCCAGGCTCCGGGGGAGGCCGGGCGACGCCCTGGCCTTCCTGGGGGAGGAGtggctgaggggggaggagcggaGCCGGCTGGAggcggagaggaagaggaggaggagcgggggggagggactCAGAACCTTGAGTCACCAAACATCCCATAATGACAGCAAGGTGTTAGCGTAG